In the genome of Pelmatolapia mariae isolate MD_Pm_ZW linkage group LG4, Pm_UMD_F_2, whole genome shotgun sequence, the window AGCATGGCTGTACAGTGGTTagtactgttgcctcacagcaatgCTTGAATCCACCAACTGAATGATGTGGCATTCGCATGTTCTCCCCAtccttgtatggtttctctagGGGTACTACAGTTCTTTCCTCTGTCCAAAGACCTGCATCAGGTTAGGTGAATTGGTAACCCAACCTTGGGAAATACCTGACAGAAAAGCTAGAGAAGACATGGAAGGTGAAGGGAagagtggtcccagtggtaatcagagGGCCCAAACTAGGCTAATGGTTCCAGTGGATCCCAGAAACGACAGCCAAGATCTCTcaaacagcaaagatactgccTACggtcaagctcccaggcctctggtaggtAGAGGACCTGAacttgaaggataaagaccGCCTGTGGAGATTGGGGAATTTATTATCTATGTATGAGAATATTATTTACTTACTAgctatttttatatatttcatctTTTTGGCAAACATGGGGAAAAAGCTTGTTCTAAAGTGTTAAAGTGTTGTTTTAAGGCCACTTCATGCAAAACTGCTGGGAGGAAAAATTTTCGATTCTGACTAATACAATAACTTTCAAGTACTCgccaattttctccagctagtCTCAATGCGGAAACAGATGTTTTTAATGCAGAATAACATTCAAAGGCCTTGCTAAAACACTGACTCTTGTAATCCATTAAAAGTCAAATTCTGCATAAGTGTTACCGCgtctgacttttttctctaCAGTTGCTCAGCatgaaaataaaagctaaatggCTATGGGAGCCTTTTGCTCTCCTTCAGCCTTGCTGCCAATCTTTAGACACGCTGCACACACTGATTTCGGTTACTCCGGTGCTGTGGGCTTGTCTCTATGTCTGGTTGCTGTTTGGATAGTTTTATGTGGTTGTTGGTGATGTGTGGGATAAGCTGTTGGGATAGGTGGTGCTGGTGTAGCTGCTGGTGTGTGGAAGCGCTGTCTGGATGTAGTCTGGTTGCTGGTGTCAGCGTGGCTCTAATCAGCTGTTGGCAGGCGGATAAGCGGGCGGTCTCTCCCCGCGGCGGCACCCCGGGTCGAAAGCCGGTTTGAAGTTTAATGATGCCAGCTGCCAGCTCCACCAGGCTGTGAGCGCTAACGAGCTGGCACTGCCGGCGGACTGGGCCGCAGCGGCAGCACCTGGAAATGTAGCACACGTTTCAGAGGGGCGGGGCTCCGCCGGGGCTGTTGAGGGGCCTGCTGGAGACCCAGGACGGCTCCATCTCTTTGAAGAGCGCCCCAATTTCCATATTTCATTACGCACTGCTGACTGACAAGGCCCAGCCAGATGTTCTATTTTCAGCTATTTAAATTTTGACCTGCTTTCCTACCAtggatgcaagaaaaaaaagggtgaAAAAAGCAGATTTCATCAAAACACAGATGCCAAGAATGATGAGAACTTGGATTGGGTTTGTTTGCTAGTTTTTCTTGCAATACTTCATTCCTTTCCATCCTTGTCAAGCACTGATAGAATGATCACAGATTAATCACACTTTAGCTTACATCCGTTTTCACTGCAGATATTTGGTTGGCAGTCTATCCTGAGGGGTGCACTGTCTTACTCAAGGACAACACTCACTGATTGTTTCAGCGATAAAAACCTGAGACCTTGTATATATGAGACAGTCTCTAACCATCCAGCCAGTCCAATGCTGAATTGGCTCCAAACTGAGTGATGCATGCTGTGAAACACCACATAAAGCATGCTCACACAGCCTCTTTGTCCCTGAGATATCGGAGATGATTAATTCCTGCAGTATTCCTCTTGAAATGGATGTTAAATTGCAGCATCCTTACTCAATCCCTCATGCAAAAATACATCGACAACCCTGACCTTTTTGTGCATCTGCTGAAAATGGCACTTTGTCATCCTCGGTGAGCAGACTCAAGGATCAATGTGATTTtattcaggggaaaaaaacgtATACAGCAAACTCCCTCTCTGTTGGCTATATGAGCATGTGTCAGTGTCTGAGCTTTATGGAAGTGAAACTGGAAAAgtccaaaaaaaaggaaaaatgatgaAGAGTAAAGGAGAAATGGTCACAGAGAAGGATAAAGCAGGggtgaaacaaaacaagaacaaatgGAGAGCAGATCCGAGTTGAACACCAAATGGTAAAAAAATAAGAGGCACTCGCCCTGCAAGAATCAGGAGGAGAAAGGCTTTCACTCATTACTCAGCACAGCTCACAGCAGGGGAGGGAAAGCAGTTTATTCCTTCAGTAATGCATCTGTGAGTGTGGATGTCTGTGTCTGAGTCTACTGAGCCAAAAACAGAGTGGTAATTGAGAAGTAACTAAGACATTACTGAGGCAATATTGACACAGAGATAAAAGTGGATGAAATCCATCACGATGTTTGTTCCTTTTCAGTCTGAagcacttgtttgtttttctcactgtcatTCTGTATGAAATATCTATAAAATGTTACACAAAAAAGTGTGTTTGGGGGATttttgtgtctgcgtgtgtgggTACTTTAGATGTTGAACCTAATGTATTATggtagagtctttaccttacactataaagcgccttgaggctgttgttgtggtttggtgctatataaataaaaccaattgaattgaaattgaattaaattgaaagtGTCTCTACTGTGTGTTTAATGGAGGACATCTAAAAGAATGTTTctcatttgcatattttgtgTGTACAGACAGTTACTTGAATTACCTCCCaggttgtatatagcacttagTTACGGCCAAACACGGGTTTTGTGAGGTCACAGCGACCTTCACCTTTGACTACTTAATTCCAATTAGGTCATCCTTGAGCCCAAATGGACCTTTGTGCCACATCAAATCAAATTTCCTTTTGGTATTTCTGCTATTGTTTCCACGACAATGGGAAGGATGGacaacctgaaaacaaaatgcCTCTGGCCTTGGCTGTAGCCATGAAGACATAAAAAAGGAGTTAGAAATTAAGGTGTCAACATATTTGAGGGTTTGGTGAGAAGAGGAGTTAGAAAATAGATATAAGGAAAGCACAAGGCAGCACAtgttatataataatatagGAAATTGCAGTTCAGTTGTGTTTGCTGTTCATCAAGAGGTGTAAACAAAATGTTtccctttcatttaatttatgGGCAACACAACAAATGAAACTGCACTATTTGGTTATTAAATGAGGGATGAAACTAAATGCTGGAAAGGGTTACTGGTAAATTGCAAATCATTGGCAAACATAGGTGAAggacttttattttaatgaaatggggttttttttagctggAGAATTAAGaatattgaaaataaaatgtaaaattaaatagatttaaaacCATTAACCTTAACTTCAAAGTTAAAGTTCCATTATCTTTTAAACCTGAGCAGCTGCACTAATCAAAAAGCTGAACAAaaagtgaaaagagaaaaaaagaaagctgaagaTTATTTTTGTGGTACTGATGGTTTCCTAAATGACTTTTTGAAAAGCAGTCATTTAAGCAGGCCACTCTCTTGTATTTCTGCTCAGACATCATGGCTAAACTTTGCCGATCACAGTCATAAAATATTCAAGATAATACTCGAAGAGAGAAAACGGGATGTCTAGCTGTTGCTGACAGGCTTATACTGGGGTGGAATTGCAACAGCTTCAAGTGCATGGCTTTCAGATTAAAGAGAATGGAAGagctttttaattgtttcttcTCATGCACAAACTTCAAAACTCACACAAGCTTTATGAAGATGCTTTGGTCAGGACTTTGCTAATATGAATGGTGCAAGATTCTCTGCATTCTCCCATGTTTTTGGGCTGCCTGACCTTTGGTTTGACCTTTTGAAGAAAATTTGCAGCACCAGCTGCCTAGTGTCTTGCCTCACATTAATTTTCctcgttattttttttttctatgctaCCTTTGCAGTGTGGCAGAAAAAAGCTGAATTCAAGGGGTCAAGGGTCAGGAGTAGGAGGGTAAAGATGCAGGTCATCTTGGCTCTGCAGTTGTGTTCAGCCAGTTTCCTCAGAGGCGTTACTGCCACAAAGCAGTTTGAACTCTTCCCCCTTTAGCTGCCTGTCAAAAACTGTCCCTCAAGAGTTGACTGTTAGATTATTAGAAAAGCTCCTAAGCcagtggcaagatctgaaaactgctgttcacaaacgctgtccatctaatctgactgagctggagctgttttgcaaagaagaatgggcaagaatttcagtctctagatgtgcaaagctggtagagacataccctaaaagacttttagggtatgtctgtAGGGtatggcagctgtaattgcagcaaaaggtggttctacaaagtattgactcagggggctgaataattacgcacaccccacttttcagttatttatttgtaaaaaatgtttgaaatcatgtatgattttcgttccacttctcacgtgtacaccactttgtattggtctttcacgtggaattccaataaaattgattcatgattgtggctgtaatgtgacaaaatgtggaaaagttcaagggggtcgaatacttttgcaagccactgtatatatatatatatatatatatatatatatatatatatatacatacatacatacatacacacacatatatttagaTTAAAAGCTGATATTGTGTTATACACTGTAGCAAAAGCCCCAAGGTGAAAACTGGGGGATTCACGTGTGTGCAACACTACAGAGGATGGGTGAAGACTTCGAGGGCTTCCATTCAAATATGAAAGTGTCCTTGACATTTTCTGCACTGCATTGGCTGCTCATCCTTGTCGCATTTCTCCAGGCTGCAGATGGAAAAGCACGACCTGTTGACATTTACAAACTTATCTGGCTGAGAGCTACGGCATTCTATAAGAAGACACCTCCAAATGTCCCACTGCCAACTTCCAGTTCATTCCACTTAATGTGTAACACGAACACGCTACTgctctaaaccaggggtgggcaatctcagtccacgagggccggtgtccctgcaggttttagatgtgtcctcgaaccaacacagctgatttaaatggctaaattagctcctcaacatgtcctgaagttctccagaggcctggtaacaaactaatcatgtgattcaggtgtgttgacccaaggtgagaactgaaacctgcagggacaccggccctcgtggactgagattgcccacccctgctctaaaccaTCAAGTCCAGCtttgaggagaggagaggagaggagagggagagcaagaaaaaaaaaaaaacccccaaaaaaaaaacccaaaaaaaaaaaaaaaaaacaaaaaaaaaacccaaacacctTTTTACCACCATGTCTTCTCGATTGAAGCAATTACAACCAACGGTGGTTCAAATACAGACAGGGTTTCCTTTTTATGTCAAAAGATTGGACAGCAACCAAAAGTAGTGTGGTACATAATTTACTGTTAATCAGGTTAAAGCAGGACAAAGCTAAAATTAGGTGAATGCAAAGCAGGTATAGCAGCAGCAGAACATGACAAATGTAAAGAAGTTGTGGACATTGGTCTGAAAAGTGATGCAATATGTATGCATATTAGACGCTGGAAAGTGATGATGCAAATTAAGACAGGACAAGCATATAGCAGGCAACagaacatgaaaaaataaaaacaaattattttctCTGTATAGAGGAGAAAAGACTCCTGTACTTTATTGATGAGACAGCGAGTAAATCAATTTCAAAAAGCCAATAGGATGCAATGAGGAAACTTAAATATGTAACATCTGTGCGGGTTAAGCCTCTGCATCATTAAGCTTTCCAGAGGAACGTTCACAATGGGCCAGTTTGTGCAGATCTGCCGATCTTTGTGCTTGTGGTCCAGCTGTTGTTTAGAAATCAGGACGGTCCTTCTTCAGCTTGCTGTAGTCCATGTTgactgtgaaaaactgaaaagacacacaaaaataaataaataaatacatacataaataaataaataaggccCAACACCAAGATTGCGCAGAAAAATGCATGCACCACCATAAATGGTTTGGGTCACTTGCCACAACAAACACGACTACATCAAGTTACACTCGTTAATGACTTAATAAGCTTTGTTAACACAGGTCAGCGTTAACAAGATTATGTTTGATTAGTCCAACTAAAGAGGAATTATCCCTGGATCAGAAACTCCACCGCTAAAGCTACACAATATAATCCAAGAGTAAAACCACCTCCACTGTTAAATACatcagagcagaaaaaaaaaataatcaagatTGCAAGACAATTAAACATAAGGGATGCACACCTTGTACTGATCATTTGGGCCAAGTTTGTTCCAGGGCTCTGGATTATTCTTGCGATCCCAGCTGCAGAAAGAAGAGTTAAAGAGTAACTCCTAGGCACATGGCAACCAACTTAAAAAATTCTCTTGTATGCAAATacgaaaaacaaacatttttaattaataaaacggCATATGACTTACCAGACATCAGGGTTTCTCAAGCCCAGACGGGCGAGGTACAACAGAGACATGGCTGCTCCTCCACCAATGAAGATGAAAAGGGGGATCAGCTGTAAGAGACAAAGGAAGATAAGGTATCTTATCAGCTGAGAGAAGCCTAAAGCTCTCAAGACAATGACACTCAACTACATGTTTACACTGAAAACACGCCCCTGCTCACGTAGGCAGCCTCTGGAATGAAACATGAAACGGACAGGGGCTCAAATTGGTCAACTTTAACTACCATaactataaaatatatatatatatatatacacatattttGTCGAAAACAGGCGCTTTTGTGGGTTCTATTAATAGTCCACAAGGACTTGCTAACCCAATGTAGCCAGCTAACTAGTGGGAGCAGCCATTTAGAGCACATGAAAAGGCTCTTCGTGGTTAATAATCAACAACCATCGAATGAGTAAAGTCGTGACCTTATTTAACTGAAAGTCATCAGCTGCCAGAAGGCTCACTCTTAAACAAcaaattacacaggaaaaaatgaaaatagaaaGACTGCTACATGCTTTGATCTCTCAAAGTCAGTGCGGTCAAACGCAGAGCCTAATCAAGCTAACACTGCTAACTGGCAACTTAGCCTAGTACCAGCCTGGGCTCTCAAAAAGATTAGCCAAAATGACTTTTAACCTGAATATAGTTACAATATACTTACAGCTGGGTGGTTTCTAAGTTGTTTGCGGACTATGGCGAGCATTTTGTCGTTCCTCACGTGCCAAGTTATCCGACTTTGTACCCAAATAAAAGGATTACGAGCAGTCTTGCCAGAACAGTGCGCAATTTAATCCTTGAGAAAGGGCGGAAGGAGGGTAGCGCAAGCACCAATAGGATGCTCACACACTGCCTGATCCAGCGTGAGTAAAAAACGGAATTAATTATTACTATGTTCAGTATGCATATCGATAATTTTGTTCGTGGATATAATAAATTCCGAATAACTTCACGTGGTTTAATTAATGAACTGTTATATTGCTCGAGCTTTGATTTCCACGCAGCATTTTTAATCCGGCAAAATCAAAGTGGTTTAAAAGCCCCAACAATCGCTTATtttgaacaaaacaaatatttaatatatattctCTTTTTCTTGAGGTCAAGAATAAAATTAACCTTCAGGACTGTCTCTGTTTGTGAAGCCTTAAAATGTTCGTCTTAATTTAATTTGGAATACTTATTTTATGTACATATTTACCTACTCcaatgaaaaaaagtattttattattCGTATTCCcaatatttctttcaaattttATGTGAttattaaacaaagaaaaaggttaAACCTACCAAGGTTattgtaattaattaaaattaaaataagaacTAATAGTAGATGTCGAAAAAGCTTTTtggttaataaaaataaaaagtacacttttgaaaaaatatataagctAACTGAAACGATTTTGAGAacttgaaaaaataattaaaataaaatgaaaaacatattGTAACCGGCCTGATGAGGCTTTCGTGGACATGTTTAGTGAGACTTGTGCTGCTTtcaaaaagttcttttttaatGTGCTAGCTATTCTGATTTTTTCCCAAACATCCTCTCCAGCAGATGCTCTCCATATCCTGGAGGGCTGAAACAAACACTGAAGCTAATAAAAACTCAATGAAAAGTAAACATTTGTAACCAAAAGGAGCAAACTAATTTTGGGAGCTATATTAAACTCGACTGACTCAAACCCAGAAAGtcaaaactcaaaaaaaaaaaaaaaaaaactaatcagaaaaaataaaattataataattcTGGTTCCCATCTTATACTGcactataaatataaattgtgTTTAATGTAATATGTGCAATCAGCTATATATGTTTCCCATACCAAGACAGAAGTAACTGTTGCTCATAATTATATCAAGCTACAGGATAAAGTCTACCTAATGTTAAATTCCCCTttactctgtttaaaaaaatctttaatattAGTGGCATGATAAATAACAGTAGAGACACACCATGATAATTATGATGTTTGAGAATAAATATTCAGAGTAATTCATTATGTATTTCGTTATTTACTTCTCAACTTTGTTCTAGGGAAATGAAAAGTTTCGTAACTCCTTATCTTGCTCTATGGCATCTACAGAGAGCAAGATTAGGAGGTtagaagtttacatacactcatcatgggTATGAAAGTCATGGtaatttaggttttttttcGAGAGGGGAATGATTGCACAGCTTAGATCTTTAAAAGACAAAGAATCgctaatccacacagggtcaaaagtataCAGATACGTATATatgtaaacatatatatataaacggTACACAATCACCCAAATCTTTTTTGACAAGACAAAGGCCTATTAACTTCTCATCACAGAGAATGATTGGTTACAACTGGTAATTTCTCTTTGCCAGCATAAGGATGATTCACTGGATTGACCAGTACTTAGAACAATGGGACACAGCTGGGTGTTCCAAAAGAATCACCAAACAATCCAAAGCACAAATCCAAAGCTGGGTTTGGAATGGATAAAGGAGGCTAGCATTAAGTTTCTGGAACAAATTCCCCAAACCCCTAGTCTCGACTCTATTGGAAATTCGTGCAGTATGATTAAAATCCAACTTCTTGCCAGGGAATTaaccagattaaaaaaaattttctgCCAAGAAAAGTCAAATGATCAGCCAGAATTATTCCAGCAGCTTGCTAATGGCTACCAAAACTGTGTGGTTGAGCTGAAACTTGCTAAACAGAACAAttcgtgtttttaaaagtcattaaagatgtttgccgtacaatcattccacactggaaaaacaacagttcaaagaaataataaagagTCCAAAATCATCATGACTTTCATGACCTTGATgagttatcttttttttttgaagttgctattttgttttcacttttgttttctttggattTTCTCCTCACAGTTAATGTTGTTAATTTGTTGTTGAGGCACTCACTGATTGAGTGCCTCCCCTCTGCACCGTTATGAGTGTGGTATATTTAGTGATTGTACGCTAAATGCTACTTTCATATTATAATTTCCTGAGTACTTCCTCTCAAAGTGCACACAGATGAATTTACAATTCACACTATACATAAATAGTGCTCACTTACttcaaatttattttaattgaatGATTAAATAGATCTCAGATTTCACTGTATGATACTGGTGAACTATGATATTGATGTTGAAAGTTGGTTATTAAAACTTATTAATTAATCATGCTAAAGAAAACAAGATTTGGGCTTTGGACTGTGACATTTAGAGTGGATGTAAAACTAATCTAAGTGGAAGTTTAAACCCTGAAAATGTCATCAGATTTCAATTTTTGCTATCAAATGCACTTATTTAAAAATCCTGGGGGGAAAAACACTATGTACTTTGAGGACCTATAACTTAAAATTTCTGTAGTATGAAGGCAAAATTTTGCAGGCCttatttaaatacattaaagattacatattttgtttcttttttagacataaagaaacaaaacaggcTGCTGTTAACATCTCTTTTATCAGTGCATCCATGTTTTAACAGCACAGTTCACTGTCAGCTATTTCTCCTCCAAACACTGCATTgattttcaagaaaaaaaaaaaacctggctATTTAGTTTTAATTGTCAGGTTTAAGGACATTTCCCTTAAGACATAATCAATATTCCACAGTTTTTTACCAGTTCCATTCAAAATATTGATTCAGGGGCATTTCATATTTAGAAGTCCGGTGTCCTTTCATTCCTTAGGTGCATTTCCACAATCAATGcatctttaaaaatattatttgaaGCAGAGAAAATTGTGTAAGCTACATATTATTGGAATATCGATGGgtgtttaaatacatttaattgtTGGGTTTGGCTAACAAGTTCAACAAGTAGCTGGTGATTAGTGTCATGATGCGGTCAATACCATTCTAGAATGAACCGATTTGaaccagtttttaaaaattgaaaaaaaaaaaaaaagaataaaaatgacaacaaaatataataatttcCCTTTTATGGCAAGTAATTTTCAATTTTAGAAAATAAACGTAAATACAATTTAATAGTAAGACTGGACATAAGACAACAGGCGACATACAACCATCTAAATTTTCATAAAGGACATTAAACTTACTAATTGTTTTCTCAGACAAACTAAATGTTACAATTACACACATTCAAGCATCCATTTGTAAACCATTTGGTGTAATTTCATGGGTTAACTGCTGGAAATGTATTTCTAAGGCCTTGTTTGGTTCAACATCAATCCAAGGCAGGTGAGCTGGTTTCAGAAACAATAAAGATTTGTCTGAATAAAATAAGGTTTACACCTGTGCATTTCAGCCAGTTCAAATTCTTCCACAAAAAGGATTGCAAGTTGTGTCACAGCTCATTCTGGACTTGATCCCATATAATGCATCTCTTCAGTATATCAACTGTACACAACAGAAGCTGGAGTTGAAAACTACAGCGACTCTCTTTTATATGCAGTAAAATATCTGACCATAGTTCAACAAGTCATAGGCACATATAGTGTGCCTGTACATGATGTCTTATGAAAATAATATACTGGCTATAGAGTGTTTCCAATGTagtgtttctcttcttttttttcctcatgtgCGCCAGATGTTTCAGTGTGTAGTCTTCTTGGGGGCTTTGCCAAATTTAGCATCCATTCCAAGACCTAAAGTGAGAAAACCAAAGATGTGAATGGAGGGAAGACACCACATCTGAACAgatattttatatacatttaaCCTGAcgaaatgtcttgatgcatgctcagtaatccaggtaagtaaattccaaaaagttgactctgttcatctgaacgtagcattttcaatgggagaaacgttttgtcacttgGATTGAAAAgactatgtccagatgaacagaatcaaccttttggaaaCCTGACGAAATGGAAAtctaatatattaaaatatgaaagtAATATAGTTACTAACCGAGGAATACGAGAATGGTGCCAACCCACTGCATTGTAGTCATTACATTGCCAAACAAAATAACAGAGCCAAGGATGGTGAAGAACTTC includes:
- the ndufa4a gene encoding cytochrome c oxidase subunit NDUFA4L, encoding MLAIVRKQLRNHPALIPLFIFIGGGAAMSLLYLARLGLRNPDVCWDRKNNPEPWNKLGPNDQYKFFTVNMDYSKLKKDRPDF